The genomic DNA GAAATAATGGCAAGCAAAAATATTATTATGATTGCTAATGGAGAAAACAAAGCAGACATAATTAATAAAATAATAAATGGTCCAATTATAGAAGAAGTTCCATCTTCTATATTAACATTACATCCAAATTTTAATTTAATTATTGATGAAGATGCAAATAAAATAGTAAAAGTATAAAATAAAATCTGGTTTTTAACCAGATTTTTAAAAATTTGTTACATCATTATTATCTAAAACTTTTTTAACTTCACCCTCAAGAAAAGTTAATTGTTCTTTAGCTTCTTTTATCATATCAGTCCCTTTTTTAAATAACTCAATA from Spiroplasma endosymbiont of Cantharis nigra includes the following:
- the xseB gene encoding exodeoxyribonuclease VII small subunit: MNKKNFNELLDEIKNISDKLNDSNTSMENSIELFKKGTDMIKEAKEQLTFLEGEVKKVLDNNDVTNF